In Robbsia sp. KACC 23696, a single window of DNA contains:
- the bcsR gene encoding BcsR/BcsP family cellulose biosynthesis protein codes for MSGASDISRLFEMVGASPAQYQEVEGREQSLGARGRWAMPTDALVDDHFVWPEDDAQEAAFSARDGEASAVAAPAVADAASRSSMEIRSIAPKAAAVSQSPVVPSFTEPVVDMPAPPPLSSVFARLLKQDAPHGDAL; via the coding sequence ATGAGCGGTGCATCGGATATTTCGAGGCTTTTTGAGATGGTGGGCGCGAGCCCTGCGCAATATCAAGAAGTTGAAGGCAGGGAGCAATCGCTGGGCGCGCGCGGGCGGTGGGCCATGCCGACCGACGCCTTGGTCGACGATCATTTCGTCTGGCCGGAGGATGACGCGCAAGAAGCTGCATTCAGCGCAAGGGATGGCGAAGCATCTGCCGTCGCCGCGCCCGCCGTTGCCGATGCCGCGTCGCGGTCCAGCATGGAGATTCGATCGATTGCGCCGAAGGCGGCAGCTGTCTCGCAGTCGCCCGTGGTGCCTTCGTTCACCGAGCCGGTCGTCGATATGCCGGCACCGCCGCCGCTCAGCAGCGTGTTTGCGCGTCTGCTGAAGCAGGATGCGCCGCACGGGGATGCCCTGTAA
- the bcsD gene encoding cellulose biosynthesis protein BcsD: MKDMSAAQWRPFLSSFVKELTQNLTPTLLAQVMRHSGARFAHDRRLAPAATVADMELAMNLVWREIGWGEVIIKEAPDWLELSHRNAPLEATFGVDNQAWSVAFLEGAYEAWMHQLGADPRLRMTTANALDVSGSMVFRFGQ, translated from the coding sequence ATGAAAGACATGTCTGCAGCACAATGGCGCCCGTTTCTCTCGTCCTTCGTAAAGGAGTTGACGCAGAATCTGACGCCAACGCTGCTGGCGCAGGTCATGCGGCACAGCGGCGCGCGATTTGCCCATGATCGCCGGTTGGCGCCTGCCGCCACCGTCGCCGACATGGAGTTGGCGATGAATCTGGTCTGGCGGGAGATCGGCTGGGGCGAGGTCATTATTAAAGAGGCGCCGGACTGGCTGGAGCTGTCACATCGAAACGCGCCGCTCGAAGCGACGTTCGGTGTCGATAACCAAGCATGGTCCGTCGCGTTCCTGGAGGGTGCCTACGAAGCCTGGATGCATCAGCTAGGCGCCGATCCGCGCCTGCGGATGACCACCGCAAACGCTTTGGATGTTTCCGGTAGTATGGTTTTCAGATTTGGGCAGTAA
- a CDS encoding cellulose biosynthesis cyclic di-GMP-binding regulatory protein BcsB: MRAAYLSSLRALTSRPAGALLCSVALLGASTAFAAPPSVSASTAIAAKTPAQAGPSAGVSADTYSYRIPLLRQDAGQIMTLVGEEAYSGMDFGLRRDERVLGARLALDINYSPTLLPELSHLNILLNSVVAATIRLPQPQAQGVTHVTVDLPVSLLSEFNHLDLELIAHSKASDQGNNPHSDDLWLKAGASSRLEMTVMPIAGVSDLSQLPEPFVDNRDVRRVDLPVVLPQAPDADRLASAGVVTSWLGAQAGYRGAHFSAALGTIPAHGHAVVVALPGEVPGLTMPNIAGPTLAIVANPNDAAGRLLLVTGRNAAEMRLAATALVMASQTLSGPLVQIDQPIPVAPRKPYDAPNWLPSDRPVQLGELLPSRQLTVAGAKPGTINIGLRLPPGLFGFDNNGATLNLHYRYTARPESTQSQLRVLIGNTPIGTVQLPGDTSEGQTSIRIPSYLMPPLTTLQFDYRYEYVHPKHNWEDEAGGPLLSAIDPTSTIDISALPRYAAMPDLRAFGDAGFPFTRMADLSTTAVILPERSTSDDYSAYLTLMGSMGQASGYPALGLTVAAPSQVDSVRNKDLLVLASGDKQPLLETWRKDMPAGFFGPASGTQASVSRWWDRLTGDDEDALSVSDTAALYSGGDHDGIVAGLESPLSSGHSVVVVSSKTPAGLDAVVGVLQAHRYLANKSPNDTAGGSLVIAHDGVLTTLNKGQTYFVGSLPITLALEWFFASHILLLLVATLISIVLIGWLGGVFLHRRALNRLALDVSQAPQQEEGRRGSHV; the protein is encoded by the coding sequence GTGAGAGCCGCTTATCTGTCGTCCTTGCGCGCTTTGACAAGCCGCCCCGCGGGCGCGTTGCTCTGTTCCGTGGCCTTGCTCGGGGCAAGCACCGCATTCGCCGCACCGCCGTCTGTGTCGGCCTCGACGGCGATTGCCGCAAAAACCCCGGCGCAGGCGGGCCCGAGTGCCGGCGTCTCGGCCGATACCTATTCCTACCGCATTCCGCTGCTACGCCAGGATGCGGGGCAGATCATGACCTTGGTGGGCGAGGAAGCGTATTCCGGCATGGACTTCGGATTACGCCGCGACGAACGCGTGCTGGGTGCCCGGCTCGCATTGGACATCAACTACTCGCCCACGTTGCTGCCCGAACTGTCGCATCTCAATATCCTGCTCAATAGCGTCGTGGCGGCGACGATCCGTCTGCCACAACCGCAGGCGCAAGGCGTCACGCATGTGACGGTCGACTTGCCTGTCTCGCTGCTGTCCGAATTCAATCATCTGGACCTCGAGCTGATCGCGCATAGCAAGGCCAGCGACCAAGGGAATAATCCGCATAGTGACGACCTGTGGCTGAAGGCGGGCGCCAGTAGCCGATTGGAGATGACGGTGATGCCGATCGCCGGCGTCAGCGATCTGTCGCAGTTGCCGGAGCCTTTCGTCGATAACCGCGATGTACGTCGTGTCGATCTGCCGGTCGTGCTGCCGCAGGCGCCGGACGCCGACCGGTTAGCGTCGGCCGGCGTCGTGACGTCCTGGTTAGGTGCGCAGGCCGGCTATCGCGGTGCGCATTTCAGTGCCGCGCTCGGCACGATTCCGGCGCACGGCCATGCAGTCGTCGTGGCGTTGCCAGGCGAAGTGCCAGGCCTGACGATGCCGAATATTGCCGGGCCGACGCTGGCGATCGTCGCCAATCCGAACGACGCCGCGGGCCGACTGTTGCTCGTGACCGGGCGTAACGCAGCCGAAATGCGTCTGGCCGCGACGGCACTGGTGATGGCTTCTCAGACCTTGTCCGGACCGTTGGTGCAGATCGACCAACCGATTCCCGTTGCCCCACGCAAGCCGTACGACGCCCCGAACTGGCTGCCGTCCGATCGTCCGGTGCAATTGGGCGAGCTGCTTCCGTCGCGGCAATTGACCGTGGCAGGCGCGAAGCCCGGCACGATCAATATCGGATTGCGCCTGCCGCCGGGATTGTTCGGTTTCGACAATAACGGCGCGACGTTGAATCTGCATTACCGCTACACGGCGCGTCCGGAATCGACGCAATCGCAGTTGCGCGTGTTGATCGGCAATACGCCGATCGGGACGGTGCAACTGCCTGGCGATACCTCGGAGGGGCAGACGTCGATCCGCATCCCCAGCTATTTGATGCCGCCGTTGACGACGCTGCAGTTCGATTACCGCTACGAGTACGTCCATCCGAAGCACAACTGGGAAGACGAGGCGGGCGGTCCGTTGCTGAGCGCCATCGATCCGACATCGACGATCGATATCTCGGCGCTGCCGCGTTACGCGGCAATGCCGGATCTACGCGCGTTCGGTGATGCCGGCTTTCCGTTCACGCGCATGGCGGACCTGTCGACGACGGCGGTGATCCTGCCGGAACGGTCGACAAGCGACGATTATTCGGCCTACCTGACGCTGATGGGTAGTATGGGTCAGGCCTCGGGCTATCCGGCGCTCGGCCTGACCGTCGCCGCGCCGTCGCAGGTCGATTCGGTACGGAACAAGGACCTGCTGGTGCTGGCCTCCGGCGACAAGCAACCGCTGCTGGAGACCTGGCGTAAAGACATGCCGGCGGGCTTCTTCGGTCCCGCATCGGGCACGCAGGCGTCGGTTTCGCGGTGGTGGGATCGCCTGACCGGTGACGATGAAGATGCCTTGAGCGTGAGCGATACGGCCGCGCTCTATAGCGGCGGCGATCACGACGGTATCGTGGCCGGTCTCGAATCGCCGTTGTCGAGCGGGCATAGCGTGGTGGTGGTATCGAGCAAGACGCCTGCCGGCCTCGACGCGGTCGTCGGGGTATTGCAAGCGCATCGCTACCTTGCCAACAAGAGCCCGAACGACACCGCGGGCGGCAGCCTCGTGATCGCCCACGACGGCGTGCTGACAACGCTGAACAAGGGCCAGACGTATTTCGTCGGATCGTTGCCGATCACGCTCGCGCTCGAATGGTTCTTCGCGAGTCATATCTTGCTGCTGCTCGTGGCCACCCTTATCAGTATCGTGCTTATTGGATGGCTCGGCGGCGTTTTCCTGCACCGCCGTGCGTTGAATCGACTGGCCCTGGACGTTTCCCAGGCACCGCAACAAGAAGAAGGACGACGAGGTTCTCATGTTTAA
- a CDS encoding glycosyltransferase family 4 protein, protein MNILYTNFHTKNGGGHTSYIIALAKSLATHHRVVIATPGGSELHDRAPGEAGVTVVPVDFKPRLRYLASSLWQLRRMICTGQFDVVHVNGSADHRQVMLATAFMLRRPAIVFTKHNDHRVNSVGNWLRAIFGTHHSIAVSDYVASFMKGSAYRALTVVKHGVSSQSGHHPDLGEQWRPLREARFAVSEAVDLPHIVLGSTAGTGLHKGWMTLALALASLPAHQRAHFSVLLAGELPSDATLAELAAMNVREQFHFTGHITDKNVVLGCSDVAFVLSHKETLSYACRESMSAGLPVLISSSGGLPENIDDGVEGWIVPSGDAVTVADTLRQMLADPARLRRMGEAARTRSIEQFAMQDFVERTQSVYAVAMAAVRWRWQWRMRAIRVRTKSSWPA, encoded by the coding sequence GTGAACATCCTCTACACGAATTTTCATACGAAAAACGGTGGAGGACATACCTCCTACATCATTGCCCTGGCAAAATCCCTGGCCACGCATCACCGCGTCGTCATTGCGACGCCGGGCGGCAGCGAGCTGCACGACCGGGCGCCGGGCGAGGCGGGTGTCACCGTCGTGCCGGTCGACTTCAAACCGCGCTTACGCTATCTGGCTTCGTCCTTATGGCAACTGCGTCGAATGATCTGCACGGGCCAATTCGATGTCGTCCATGTTAATGGGTCCGCCGATCATCGCCAGGTGATGCTCGCTACAGCCTTCATGCTGCGGCGTCCTGCCATCGTCTTCACCAAGCATAACGATCATCGGGTCAACAGCGTCGGCAACTGGCTCCGAGCGATTTTCGGCACCCATCACAGCATCGCCGTCAGTGACTATGTCGCTTCCTTCATGAAGGGATCGGCCTACCGCGCGCTCACCGTGGTCAAGCACGGCGTCTCGTCGCAAAGCGGCCATCACCCGGATCTGGGCGAACAGTGGCGCCCGCTGCGCGAGGCGCGCTTCGCCGTCTCGGAGGCCGTGGATCTGCCGCATATCGTATTGGGCAGCACGGCGGGCACGGGGCTGCATAAGGGCTGGATGACGCTGGCGCTGGCACTCGCCTCGCTGCCCGCGCATCAGCGCGCGCACTTCTCGGTATTGCTGGCGGGCGAGTTGCCGAGCGACGCGACATTGGCCGAGTTGGCCGCGATGAACGTGCGCGAACAGTTCCATTTCACCGGCCATATCACCGATAAGAACGTCGTCCTGGGCTGTAGCGATGTGGCCTTCGTGCTGTCTCACAAAGAAACGCTGTCTTATGCTTGCCGTGAGTCGATGAGTGCCGGCCTGCCCGTCTTGATTTCCTCGAGCGGCGGTTTGCCGGAAAACATCGATGACGGGGTCGAAGGGTGGATCGTGCCATCGGGCGATGCGGTCACGGTAGCCGACACGCTGCGCCAGATGCTCGCCGATCCGGCCCGGCTGCGTCGAATGGGCGAAGCGGCGCGCACGCGGAGCATCGAACAGTTCGCGATGCAGGATTTTGTCGAACGCACGCAGTCCGTCTATGCGGTGGCGATGGCGGCGGTGCGGTGGCGTTGGCAATGGCGGATGCGCGCGATCCGCGTACGCACTAAATCGTCCTGGCCGGCGTGA
- the bcsB gene encoding cellulose biosynthesis cyclic di-GMP-binding regulatory protein BcsB gives MFKRRPDISRARLAPCLNVNPIRSALLLACVLGAASTVQAAPAHKHAHEVTKHASAKPAAANHVEPKAAPSAPTVAAAAPVSNASTGPTTTTTYSLQQLGAQYALNLRGVDGSNTVPVGIRDDQVVSGARLNLRYAYSPALLPDLSHINVLINDQVAASIPVPKDTAGMSLEKTITLPPYLFTSNSKLRLQLIGHYTMQCEDPLHSSLWANLSNLSTLSIDTQPLTQANDLARLPEPFFDAHDIHRLNLPFVFASNPDGAALEAAGSVSSWLGALATYRGADFPVAISTVPAKGNAIVIVEGSAQATLAPSPLQGPTLAIVANPNDPNGKLLLVMGRDGKELKQAADALVTGSQTLAGASALITKVADLAPRKPDDAPRWLRTDRPVSFGELVEAQQMTVSGYSPDVIRIDTHVPPDLFGWHADKVPIDLHYRYTPQPYMVNSSLLFSVSDQFVKSVPLLPLEQIEGGDKLKADVLPDSSLPREARLDVPLETLLQPNSQLQFRYMYDYIKQGECRDIIIDNVRGAIDPASTIDLTGYPHYMAMPNLAAFAQAGFPFTRMADLSDTDVVLGANAGTQEYSTYLTVMGRMGNSTGYPTRGVSVVRGQTPASLPAGKDLLVIASGADQAWLKDWAQYMPATYDSNAQFSVSDVPGRVLGWFHSNPRLDNTPSKLSVAYTGQGVSAVLAGFESPKEAGRSVVMMVSNQPEGLKDAVAALLETPTLDKQPIQGSLVSIRGTEVDSLVGAHTYYIGHLGLWRSIDWWLASFGVSLASLLKALGIVVLLLIAFLLFSALRRRQARRDAESRARLRAEQRQQP, from the coding sequence ATGTTTAAAAGACGGCCTGACATCTCCCGGGCACGCCTTGCGCCTTGCCTGAACGTAAACCCGATCCGCTCGGCGCTGCTGCTAGCGTGTGTGCTCGGTGCCGCGTCGACGGTGCAGGCTGCGCCGGCGCACAAGCATGCGCATGAAGTCACGAAACACGCCAGCGCCAAGCCCGCCGCCGCAAATCACGTGGAACCGAAAGCCGCGCCGAGCGCACCGACGGTGGCTGCGGCCGCACCGGTCAGCAACGCGTCGACGGGGCCGACGACCACGACGACCTATTCGTTACAGCAATTGGGCGCGCAATATGCGCTGAATCTGCGCGGCGTGGACGGCAGCAATACCGTGCCCGTCGGTATCCGCGACGATCAGGTGGTCAGCGGCGCGCGTCTGAACCTGCGCTACGCCTATTCGCCAGCCTTGCTGCCGGACCTGTCGCATATCAACGTCCTGATCAACGACCAGGTCGCGGCGTCCATTCCGGTGCCGAAAGACACGGCGGGCATGAGCCTGGAGAAGACGATCACGCTGCCGCCGTATCTGTTCACATCGAACAGCAAACTGCGTCTGCAGTTGATCGGCCATTACACGATGCAGTGCGAGGATCCGCTGCATTCGAGTTTATGGGCGAATCTGAGCAACCTCAGCACGCTGAGCATCGACACGCAACCGCTGACGCAGGCCAACGATCTGGCCCGCCTGCCGGAGCCGTTCTTCGATGCGCACGATATCCATCGACTGAATCTGCCTTTCGTTTTCGCGAGTAATCCCGATGGCGCCGCGCTGGAGGCCGCCGGATCGGTTTCGTCCTGGCTTGGCGCGCTGGCGACGTATCGCGGTGCCGACTTCCCGGTCGCGATCTCGACGGTGCCGGCGAAAGGCAATGCGATCGTGATCGTCGAGGGCAGCGCGCAAGCGACGCTGGCGCCCTCGCCATTGCAAGGTCCGACGCTGGCGATCGTCGCGAACCCGAACGATCCGAATGGCAAGCTGCTGCTGGTCATGGGGCGTGACGGCAAGGAATTGAAGCAGGCCGCCGATGCCTTGGTCACTGGCAGCCAGACGCTGGCCGGCGCGAGCGCCTTGATCACGAAGGTCGCCGACCTGGCACCGCGCAAGCCGGACGACGCACCGCGCTGGTTGCGCACCGATCGGCCGGTTTCCTTCGGCGAACTGGTCGAGGCGCAGCAGATGACCGTCTCCGGCTATAGCCCGGACGTGATCCGTATCGATACGCATGTGCCGCCCGATTTGTTCGGTTGGCATGCGGACAAAGTGCCGATCGATCTGCATTATCGCTATACGCCGCAGCCTTACATGGTCAACTCGTCGCTGCTGTTCAGTGTCAGTGACCAATTCGTGAAGTCGGTTCCGCTGTTGCCGCTTGAACAGATCGAGGGCGGGGACAAGCTGAAGGCCGATGTCTTGCCCGATAGCAGCCTGCCGCGCGAGGCGCGGCTGGACGTGCCGCTGGAAACGTTGCTGCAGCCGAACTCCCAGTTGCAGTTCCGCTACATGTACGACTACATCAAGCAGGGCGAGTGCCGCGACATCATCATCGACAACGTGCGGGGGGCCATCGATCCGGCATCGACGATCGATCTGACCGGCTATCCGCACTACATGGCGATGCCGAATCTGGCCGCGTTCGCGCAGGCGGGCTTCCCCTTCACGCGGATGGCCGACCTGTCCGATACCGATGTGGTGCTGGGTGCCAATGCCGGCACGCAGGAGTACAGCACCTACCTCACCGTCATGGGCCGGATGGGCAATTCGACCGGTTACCCGACGCGTGGCGTGTCCGTGGTCCGTGGCCAAACGCCGGCGTCGCTGCCGGCAGGCAAGGACCTGCTGGTCATCGCCTCGGGGGCCGATCAGGCCTGGCTGAAGGACTGGGCGCAGTATATGCCGGCGACCTACGACAGCAATGCGCAATTCTCGGTGTCCGATGTGCCGGGTCGCGTGCTGGGCTGGTTCCATTCCAATCCGCGTCTCGATAACACGCCGAGCAAGCTGTCGGTTGCCTATACGGGGCAGGGTGTGAGCGCCGTACTCGCGGGCTTCGAGTCGCCGAAGGAAGCCGGTCGCAGCGTCGTCATGATGGTCAGTAACCAGCCCGAAGGCTTGAAGGACGCAGTAGCGGCCTTGCTGGAGACGCCGACGCTGGACAAGCAGCCGATTCAGGGCAGCCTGGTGTCGATCCGCGGCACGGAAGTGGATTCACTGGTCGGCGCGCATACCTACTACATCGGCCATCTCGGCCTGTGGCGCAGCATCGATTGGTGGCTGGCTTCGTTTGGCGTGTCGCTTGCCTCGCTGTTGAAGGCACTTGGCATCGTCGTTCTGTTACTGATCGCGTTCCTGCTGTTCTCGGCGCTGCGTCGCCGGCAGGCGCGCCGCGATGCCGAATCGCGTGCTCGCCTGCGGGCCGAGCAGCGGCAGCAACCATAA
- a CDS encoding polysaccharide deacetylase family protein: MRSIPILMYHHIDTVPARDDPLWTLRVAPSAFAAQMRWMAGLGYRGLSMRDLLPYLRGEKAGKVFGITFDDGYCNVLEHAAPVLAQWGFTSTCYFVAAKLGQSNDWDAHLNIAPTRLMDADQVRRWASLGQEVGSHTLDHCHLPQLAPALAGEQIVASRTALETVVQSPVVSFCYPYGDWHPALAATVRDAGYSNATLTERGLATARDDPFALPRVTVSAFTTLPKFLFKCLTRAEDRRRR; the protein is encoded by the coding sequence GTGCGTTCCATCCCGATATTGATGTATCACCATATCGACACGGTGCCCGCGCGTGACGATCCGCTATGGACCTTGCGGGTGGCGCCGTCGGCGTTCGCCGCGCAGATGCGGTGGATGGCCGGGCTCGGCTATCGCGGGCTATCGATGCGCGATCTGTTGCCCTATCTTCGGGGTGAAAAAGCCGGCAAGGTGTTCGGTATCACGTTCGACGATGGGTATTGCAATGTATTGGAGCACGCGGCACCGGTGCTGGCGCAGTGGGGCTTCACATCCACGTGCTATTTCGTGGCGGCAAAGCTCGGACAGTCCAACGATTGGGACGCGCACCTCAACATTGCACCAACGCGCCTGATGGACGCGGATCAAGTGCGGCGATGGGCGTCTCTCGGGCAGGAGGTCGGCTCGCACACGTTGGACCACTGCCACTTGCCGCAGCTCGCTCCGGCCTTGGCGGGAGAACAGATCGTCGCATCCCGAACCGCGCTCGAGACGGTCGTACAATCGCCGGTCGTGTCGTTTTGCTATCCGTATGGTGACTGGCATCCAGCACTCGCCGCGACGGTGCGGGACGCCGGCTATAGCAACGCGACGCTAACCGAGCGGGGCTTGGCGACGGCGCGCGACGACCCCTTTGCCTTGCCGCGGGTGACCGTCAGTGCTTTCACGACATTACCGAAATTCCTGTTCAAATGCCTGACACGCGCGGAAGACCGACGGCGGCGATAG
- a CDS encoding alpha/beta hydrolase, translated as MNLRKIAIAALTVFSVGIGAVPLAQAQDATPPQGEIKNVVLIHGLYADASSWAKVIPLLQAKGLHVTAVQNPTTSLDADVDAVKHALALQDGPTILVAHSYGGMVMSQAGDNPKVKGLVYIAARAPDAGEDYPALTKKFPAAPASAGLQWSADGYGLLSENAFLHDFGGDLPKQEAEVYFAVQQPMGKAITMAKTTVAAWHDKPTWYAVSTEDRTINPDLERFMANRMGAKTIEIKSSHLSLISHPKTVAHLIEEAAHVPGLSD; from the coding sequence ATGAACCTCCGCAAAATCGCCATCGCCGCCTTGACCGTCTTCTCCGTCGGTATCGGCGCCGTACCGCTCGCCCAGGCGCAGGATGCAACGCCGCCGCAAGGCGAGATCAAGAACGTCGTGCTGATTCACGGCCTCTATGCCGACGCTTCGAGTTGGGCCAAAGTGATCCCTTTATTGCAGGCCAAGGGCTTGCATGTCACCGCCGTGCAAAATCCGACGACCTCGCTTGACGCCGACGTCGACGCGGTGAAGCATGCGCTCGCGCTGCAGGACGGACCGACGATTCTCGTCGCGCATTCCTACGGTGGCATGGTCATGAGCCAGGCCGGCGACAATCCCAAGGTGAAAGGACTGGTGTACATCGCCGCGCGTGCCCCTGATGCGGGCGAAGACTACCCGGCTTTGACCAAGAAATTCCCGGCCGCGCCGGCGTCGGCGGGCTTGCAATGGAGCGCCGACGGTTACGGTTTGCTGTCGGAAAATGCCTTCTTGCATGACTTCGGCGGCGATTTGCCGAAGCAGGAAGCGGAAGTGTATTTCGCGGTACAGCAGCCGATGGGTAAGGCCATCACGATGGCAAAAACCACCGTTGCCGCGTGGCACGACAAGCCGACCTGGTACGCGGTGTCGACGGAAGATCGGACGATCAACCCGGATCTCGAACGCTTCATGGCAAATCGTATGGGCGCGAAAACGATCGAGATCAAGTCGAGCCACCTTTCGCTGATCTCCCATCCGAAGACTGTCGCGCATTTGATCGAGGAAGCGGCCCACGTTCCCGGCCTGTCCGATTGA
- the bcsA gene encoding UDP-forming cellulose synthase catalytic subunit: MAQVGQKQMQPDQKRQSIGAGQSDDAGDWDDRFLEAGSSILAPRWGRRLVALAAVLLFIFALTVNLALATQWVFGILCMGVAFILSRIRGRILTVSLVSLSVFVSLRYLFWRVTQTLQFTSVLDMVFGGLLLLAEGYAVLMLLCSYFQTLWPLHRRPVPLPADTSTWPTVDVLIPTFNEPLDVVRQAVLAATLLDWPADKLRIYLLDDGRRDAFRVFCEEAGVDYLTRPDNKHAKAGNLNAALARTNGEFVAVFDCDHVTTRSFLQVCMGWFLRDPKMAMVQTPHVFYSPDPFERNLETFRKVPNEGDLFYGVLQNGNDLWNATFFCGSCAVLRRSALEDVGGVATESVTEDALTAMKMSMRGYSTAYLAIPQAAGLATENLGRHVGQRIRWARGMAEIFRRFNPLLIGGLSLPQRFCYLSAMMHFFFGLPRIVFLITPMAYLFFGAHVFHASALMVLAYAIPHLVISSIGAARIHGRFRHSFWSEVYETVLAWYVIVPALQAVLFPGRKGFNVTSKGGVIRRSFLDWTMARPYIGLLLINLAGFIVGAIGLVRSPGWPEAMSILFNLGWVIYNVMNLSAAAGVASESRQLRNAPRVQIALPATVRLADGQRVECHTSDYSHGGLGLVLPDDGPVLEVGDRIMVSVFRDDYEAKFPAEVQVCRGQTLGVSFPTLTIDQERDLMRVTFSRADSWISSWGQYRPDRPLRSLIEVLGVSVHGFAELFRHLVRLGREPHSPTTVVSDSKLGTKQS, encoded by the coding sequence ATGGCACAGGTCGGACAGAAGCAGATGCAACCGGATCAAAAAAGACAATCAATCGGTGCAGGCCAGAGCGACGACGCCGGCGATTGGGACGATCGCTTCCTCGAAGCCGGGTCGTCGATTCTGGCGCCGCGCTGGGGGCGCCGCCTCGTCGCGCTGGCAGCCGTGCTGCTGTTTATTTTCGCGCTGACCGTCAATCTCGCTTTGGCGACGCAGTGGGTGTTCGGCATCCTCTGTATGGGCGTGGCCTTTATCCTCAGCCGCATTCGTGGCCGTATTCTTACCGTCTCCCTGGTGTCGTTGTCGGTCTTCGTGTCGTTACGCTATTTGTTTTGGCGCGTCACACAGACGCTGCAGTTCACCAGCGTGCTCGATATGGTGTTTGGTGGTTTGCTGTTGCTGGCCGAAGGGTATGCGGTACTGATGTTGTTGTGCAGCTATTTCCAAACGCTGTGGCCGCTGCACCGTCGCCCGGTGCCGTTGCCGGCCGACACCTCGACTTGGCCGACCGTCGATGTCCTTATTCCCACATTCAACGAGCCGCTCGATGTCGTGCGCCAGGCCGTGCTCGCGGCAACGTTGCTCGACTGGCCGGCAGACAAGCTGCGGATCTATCTGCTCGACGACGGCCGTCGCGATGCGTTCCGGGTCTTCTGTGAAGAGGCGGGCGTCGATTATCTGACCCGGCCCGACAACAAGCATGCGAAAGCAGGCAATCTGAACGCGGCCTTGGCGCGGACCAATGGCGAATTCGTCGCGGTGTTCGACTGCGACCACGTCACGACGCGTTCGTTCCTGCAAGTGTGCATGGGCTGGTTCCTGCGCGATCCGAAGATGGCGATGGTGCAGACCCCGCACGTGTTCTATTCGCCCGATCCGTTCGAGCGCAATCTCGAAACCTTCCGCAAGGTGCCGAACGAAGGCGACTTGTTCTATGGCGTTTTGCAGAACGGCAACGACTTGTGGAATGCGACCTTTTTCTGCGGCTCCTGCGCGGTGCTGCGGCGCTCGGCGCTGGAAGACGTGGGCGGCGTGGCGACGGAAAGCGTGACGGAAGATGCGCTGACGGCGATGAAGATGAGCATGCGGGGCTATAGCACCGCCTATCTTGCGATTCCGCAGGCAGCCGGTCTGGCCACCGAGAACCTGGGGCGTCACGTGGGTCAGCGCATACGCTGGGCACGCGGCATGGCGGAAATTTTCCGTCGTTTCAATCCTTTGTTGATCGGCGGCCTGAGTTTGCCGCAGCGCTTCTGCTATCTGAGCGCGATGATGCACTTTTTCTTCGGCCTGCCGCGGATCGTGTTTCTCATCACGCCGATGGCCTATCTGTTCTTCGGCGCGCACGTGTTCCATGCGTCGGCGCTGATGGTGCTGGCTTACGCGATACCGCATCTGGTGATCTCGAGTATCGGCGCGGCGCGGATTCACGGCCGCTTCCGACATTCGTTCTGGAGCGAGGTCTATGAAACGGTGCTGGCCTGGTACGTGATCGTGCCCGCGCTGCAAGCCGTGCTGTTCCCGGGCCGGAAAGGTTTCAACGTGACGTCGAAGGGCGGCGTGATTCGGCGCTCCTTCCTCGATTGGACCATGGCGCGGCCGTATATCGGACTGTTGTTGATCAACCTTGCCGGATTCATCGTCGGTGCCATCGGTTTGGTCCGTAGCCCGGGCTGGCCGGAGGCGATGAGTATCTTGTTCAACCTGGGCTGGGTCATCTACAACGTCATGAATCTGAGCGCGGCGGCAGGGGTGGCGAGTGAGTCCCGGCAGCTGCGTAATGCGCCACGCGTGCAGATCGCGCTTCCGGCAACGGTGCGCCTGGCCGATGGACAGCGCGTCGAATGTCATACCAGCGATTATTCGCACGGCGGCCTTGGCTTGGTGCTGCCGGACGACGGCCCGGTTCTGGAGGTGGGAGATCGCATCATGGTCTCGGTGTTCCGCGATGACTACGAGGCGAAATTCCCGGCGGAAGTGCAGGTGTGCCGCGGTCAAACGCTAGGCGTCAGTTTCCCGACGCTGACGATCGATCAGGAGCGCGATCTGATGCGCGTCACGTTCTCGCGCGCCGACAGCTGGATTTCGTCATGGGGACAATATCGCCCCGACCGTCCGCTGCGCAGCCTGATCGAGGTGTTGGGCGTCAGCGTGCACGGCTTCGCGGAGCTGTTCCGGCATCTCGTCCGACTTGGACGTGAGCCGCATAGTCCCACCACGGTGGTGTCGGATAGCAAGTTGGGAACGAAGCAATCGTGA